The Flaviramulus sp. BrNp1-15 genome includes the window GCTGAAGAAGATACTTTTTGAGTAAGAGAAATCAGATAAAAATCGCCACCACAAAGTTCTAATTTTGAATTCTTCTTTAACTGCGTTGAAACGGTTAATAAGTCAACTGGCTCACTATTTTCAAACAACTGAAAAATGGCTTCAAAAATATGCTGATGTGCTTCTTTATAAAATGCATCAGCACTTAAAATATCGATAACCTCATCAACCCCTTTTTTATCAATCATCATCGCACCTAACACAACCTCTTCTAAATCAAGTGCTTGAGGTGGAATTTTTCCTTTTTCAAGACTAATTAAGGTGCTTTTATCTACTTTAAATCCTTGTAATTGGTTAGGTTGTTTCATAACTACGAAAGTAACTAAAAAGATAGAATTTAGGGTTTAAATTCTATTACCATTGTTCACAAATGGTTAACAATTTAACTGTTAATAACTTAAAAATATTGTCAATAAGCATAAAAAAAACTGAAGCGAGGCACTTCAGATTTTTTTAATGTATGGTTTTAAAAGCATTAGCTTTTGAAGACTCCCATATTCGCATACTTATCCATGCGTTGGGAAACTAAATCTTTTGGTGATAAGTTTTTAAGAGCCTCATATGATTTTACTATAACATCGCTAACAGAAGCAAATGTTTTTTCGCGATCTCTATGCGCACCTCCAAGAGGTTCTTTTATAATTTCATCTACCAATTTAAGCTTTTTCATATCTGAAGCTGTTAATTTTAAAGCTTCAGCCGCTTGTTCCTTATACTCCCAACTACGCCATAAAATAGATGAGCACGATTCTGGTGAAATAACAGAATACCAAGTGTTTTCTAACATTAATACTCTATCTCCTACTCCAATTCCTAATGCGCCACCAGATGCTCCTTCACCAATTACAATAGTGATTATAGGAACTTTTAAACGGGTCATTTCTAAAATATTTCTTGCGATAGCTTCTCCTTGTCCACGTTCTTCTGCTTCTAATCCTGGGTATGCTCCTGGTGTATCTAAAAGTGTTACAACTGGTATTCCAAACTTTTCGGCAGATTTCATTAAACGTAATGCTTTGCGATAACCTTCAGGGTTTGCCATTCCAAAGTTTCTGTACTGACGTGTTTTAGTATTGTAACCCTTTTGCTGACCAATAAACATAAAACTTTGGTCGCCTATTTTTCCTAAACCTCCAATCATAGCTTTATCATCTTTAAAACTTCTGTCTCCATGCAGTTCTAAAAATGAGTCTCCACAAATTGCTTTTATATAATCTAATGTATAAGGTCTATTTGGATGACGAGATAATTGTACACGTTGCCAAGGTGTTAGATTTTTATAAATATCTTTTTGCGCAGTTTTTAATTTTTTTTCTATCTGAGAACAGGTTTCAGTTACATCAACTTCACTTTCTTCTCCAATTACTCTACATTTTTGTAACTGTTCTTCCAGTTCTTTTATAGGGAGTTCAAATTCTAAATATTCCATAAGAATTTTATTAGTTTTCTTTAATCTGGTTAGTGTACAAATATAAAAACTTTAATTTTCATAAAGCATTAAGAATGGGTTCTTTTTAATTTTCTGTTATATTTTAAAATGGCATTTATAATTACCACACTAATTATAATTGTAGCTCCATAATAAAACGACACACTCATTTTTTCTTTCTCTGGAAACAAAATAATGGCTAAAATAATACCATAAACTGGTTCTAAATTATAGGTTAGAACTACTGAAAAAGGACTAATAGTTTTCATAACATATACTGATGCAATAAAGGCATAGGCGGTACATATTGATGCTAGTATGAATAAATAACCAAAATCTGATTGACTAATATTAAAAAAGTCTGCTGAAAACCCTTCGCCAAAACACAAAATATATAAGGAGATAAATAATACGCCACTTAAAAATTCGTAAAATGATATGGCTGTGGCTGAATGTTGTTTTAAAAAGCTACCATTTAACACAGCAAATAATGAGGAGAAAAAAGCTGATGAAATACCCAAAAGAATTCCCGTTAGATATTTTATTTCGCTTTGTGTAATTATAAATACCCCAATAATGACAATAATTCCAAACAAAATTTCATACCATATAATTTTACGTTTATAAATTATAGGTTCTATAAATGAAGCAAAAAAAGCACCTGTAGAAAACATGGCAAGCGCAATAGAAATGTTTGCTTCATCTATGGCTCCAAAGAAAGTAATCCAATGTAAAGCGATTATAATTCCTGCTATAGAAAACCTTAATATAGCTTTGGGTTTTACCACTAATTTAATCTTGGCTACTTTTATGTATAACAACATTAAAATGGAAGCTATAACCATTCTGTACCAAACTAAAGACACTGCTTTTATGGTAATTAACTCACCTAAAATAGCAGTAAAACCAGCAATAAAAACTAAAAAATGAAGATGTAAATAATTTTTAAGATGGGATTTATTACTAAATAATCTATCGTTAACGTTTGGCATTGTAGAGCATGTATATTGCTAAAATACCAAAAATGATATTGGGAAACCAAACAGCTATTATAGGATTAAAGTCGGATTGTTCTGCCATAACCCCAAATATCTTATCGAAAAACACAAAAACCATAGCGATACAAATACCTATTGCAAGATTAACTCCCATACCACCACGACGTTTTATAGAAGATACTGCTACAGCTATTATAGTTAATATAAATACAGAAACAGGTAAACTCCATTTTCTATACAACACCAATTTGAAACGTCCAACATTTGAAGATCCACGCGCTTCTTCTTTTGCTATAAAGCGTTTTAGATCTCCATACATTTTTGTTTCTGCTGCATAAATAACAGGTATTAAATCATCAACATCAAAATCAAAAAGCGTGTCTTTATTTCTTAGTATTTCTAATTCATCTTCATTAACACCTATATCTCTTTTTAAATAATTTGTTAACCTGTAAAGGGTATCTTTTTCAATATAGCGTATACTGCTTGCAGTAATTTTATACTTAAGTTCGTTTTCTTCAAAATGTTCTAGAGTAAAGTTTCTACCATTACTATTTTTAACATCAAAGTTACTTACATAAATAATTTCATTATCGTTTATTTGCCTAAAAACATTAGTGTTTTCTACCGCACTTCTTCCCTTTTTTAAATATTTATAGCTGAAATTATTAAAGCCTTCACTGGCTTTTGGTGCTAAAAACAATCCTAAAATAATAGCTAAAACACCTACTAAAAAGGCACCAATCATGTAAGGTCTTAAAAAACGAGAAAAGGATACTCCAGAACTTAAAAAGGCGATAACCTCTGTATTATTTGCCAGTTTTGATGTAAACCAAATAACGGATAAGAATAAAAATAATGGAAATAATAAATGTGCAAAATATATGGTGAAATCTAATAAGTACAATAAAACCTCATTCAGCGGAACTTCATTTTCAAGAATTTTACCAATTTTTTCAGCAAGATGAACTGTAATTCCAATAGGAATAAACAACAGCAACATCATAAAAAATGTAAACAGATATCGTTTTAATATGTACCAATCTAATATCTTCATCTATAACTACAAACGATTATTCATTTGCTTAACCATTTTATCTTTCCAAGTTTTAAAATCTCCTGCTAATATATGTTTTCTGGCTTCGCGAACCAACCATAAATAAAATCCTAAATTATGTATTGTTGCTATTTGTTTACCTAACAATTCATTAACGCTAAATAAATGTCTTAAATAAGCTTTACTATATTCTGTATCAACATACGTAATCCCCATTTCATCAATAGGCGAAAAATCATCAGCCCATTTTAAATTTTTAATATTAATAGTTCCATGTGCCGTAAATAACATACCATTTCTTGCATTACGAGTTGGCATTACACAATCAAACATATCTACACCTAACGCAATATTTTCTAAAATATTGATTGGTGTACCTACTCCCATTAAATATCGAGGTTTATCTTCTGGTAAAATTGAACATACAACATCGGTCATGGCATACATTTCTTCGGCAGGTTCTCCAACAGATAATCCGCCTATAGCATTACCAACTGCTCCAGAATTTGCAATATACTCTGCAGATTGAATTCTTAAATCTTTATAAGTACTACCCTGAACAATAGGAAAAAATGCTTGATTGTATCCATATTTTAAAGGTGTTTTTTCTAAATGATTTATACATCTATCTAACCAACGATGCGTCATGTGCATAGAACGTTTTGCGTAATTATAGTCGCACGGATATGGTGTACACTCATCAAAAGCCATAATTATATCTGCTCCAATAGTACGTTGTATTTCCATGACATTTTCTGGTGTGAATGTATGATAACTACCATCTATATGCGATTTAAACTTTACTCCTTCTTCCTTAATTTTTCTATTTGCTGAAAGTGAATACACTTGATATCCCCCTGAATCGGTTAAAATATTCCTATCCCAATTCATGAATTTATGCAATCCACCTGCTTTTTCTAAGATTTGTGTTTGCGGTCTTAGATATAAATGATAGGTATTCCCTAAAATAATATCAGGATTTATTTCATCTTTTAACTCACGTTGATGTACACCTTTAACTGTAGCAACAGTACCAACAGGCATAAAAATAGGAGTTTCTATAACACCATGATCTGTTGTTATTTTTCCTGCTCTGGCTTTACTCTGTGAATCTTTTGCTATTAATTCAAATTTCATATTTTCTTTACTTCAGTGGGCAAAGATAATTAACTGAAAAATGAAAATGATTGTAATAAAAAGAAAATAATATGCTTTTGGCAACGTTTTTGATATTACAAACAAAATCTTAAAACGAACAATCATGAGAAATTTATTTTTAGTTTTAGTAACAGTAATTAGTCTTCCAACTGCTGTAATGGCACAAACTGCAACTGGTTTTGGTATTAAAGGTGGTTTAAACTACAATGCTAATGGTGATTATTTTGAATCTATTAATGATAATGCAAAAAATCCTGATAGAAATGTTGGTTACCATATAGGATTATTTGGAAAAATTGGTAATCAGGTTTATTTTAAGCCAGAACTTGTTTATACAAGTACAAAAAGTGATTATGATAATGATGACTTTAAAATGCAAAAAATTGACGCTCCTTTACTAGTAGGTTTAAAAGTATTAGGTCCTGTTAGTGTTTTTGGTGGCCCCTCACTTCAATACATATTAGACACTGAATTTGATGGTATAGCCATTAATGATGTTGAAAGCGATTTTTCAGTAGGTCTAAATTTCGGAATCGCGCTTAACCTTAACAAACTAGGTATTGATTTAAGATACGAACGTGGTTTTAGCGATAATGAAGCTACATTTTTAGGAAATAATGGTATTAACACTAGTAGATTAGATACTAGACCAGATCAATTAATTTTAAGTTTATCACTTATTTTATAATACCTTTAGAATATATGAAATAAAAAAAACCTCGCAATTGCGAGGTTTTTTTATTAAATTTATATTATTAGTTGTTTCTATACTCTGTTTCTTCAGGGTCTAAATAATTTGGAATGCCGTTAGAGCCAATATCGTTTGTTGGGTCTCCATCTCCATTTAAATCTTCATTAATTGTTGGGATACCATCTCCATCATCATCTGCATCTGCATAGTCTGGTGTACCATCTCCATCAGTATCATCATCAGTATCGTCTGTTAAATCATCAAAATTAACTGTCATTTCACCATCATTATTTAAATCTTCTAAATATGAAGGAATTCCATCTCTATCATGATCATTCTCAAACATTTGGTATAATTCAAACTTAAATATTAAAGGTGAATAAGCTGAAATTCCTGTAGTAGCACTAGAAAAATAACCTAAACCGGAAGGTATAAACATAACACCTGTACCATGGTTTTTATATTCGATTGTTCCATCACTAATATCTGGAATACCATCACCATCTGTGTCAACATTAATAGTTTCTTCGAAGGCATCAGCTGTATTAAATTGGGGTAAAACTTTTCTCCATGCTGGTATTAAACCAAGTAAATCAAAAGGAGTGTCTGGATTAACAGTACTATCAAAAGCTTCTGTTAAATCATTTAGATCATCTTCTAATGTGTAACCTTCATATGTTACACGTACAGTATCAGTAAAATTTGGTGATTCTAAACCTCCTCCTTGGTTTAATCTTAAAATGTAGTACTCGTAATTTGTTTCAGCAAAAACAAGCGTATGAGTCTCTACAGCGTCAATAAGCAATGTGTAGCCGTCTTCTAAAGTTTCGCCTTCTAAAAGTTCTTCAATCATAAGGTCTTCAATATTAGGATCTGAATTACCTTCAAATTCTGCAGAATTATAATAATGAGTTTCTAAATAACCTAATATAGAATCATTATCAACCAATTGCTGTTCTGTTCGGTCTCTTATTACAATTGTAGTTGAACCACCATCATCGTCATTATTACACGATATAAAACCAAGGGTTAGAATAAAAATGAATAAAGTAACTTTTCTTAATTTCATTATTGCTTATTTTTGAGGTCGCAAGATACAATTTTAATATAATCTTGCACAACAACATTAACGTAGTTTTTAGAATAATTATATGCGAATAGACAAGTATTTATGGTGTGTTAGATATTACAAAACTAGATCGATTGCTACAACGGCTTGCAAAAAAGGGCAGGTAAAAGTAAATGGAGATGTTGTTAAACCAAGTAGAGAAGTTTATGCACAGGATGTTATTGAGTTAAGAAAAGACCAAATAAACTATAAACTTACTGTAAATGACATACCAGTTAGTAGAGTTGGCGCTAAATTAGTTGATATTTACAGAACAGACATTACACCAAAAGAACAATTTGAAGCCAGAGAGCTTTTAAAATATTCGAAAGATTACTACAGAAAAAAAGGAACTGGTAGGCCTACTAAAAAAGATAGAAGAGATATTGATGATTTTACAGATGAAACATCTAACTAGTAAATTTTAGTTACAAGAAAAATAATTATTTAATAGATGTTAAATCTGATCTTTGAAAAAAAATAAAATAAACAGATAAAAATGAGTAATTTTATATTTTAATTTTTTACAATTATTGCTATGGACGTTAAAAATAATATCATACTAAACCATGATGAAATCAATCATAAAATAAGACGTATTGCTTTTCAGATATACGAAACGAACGTTAATGAAACAGAAGTTATTTTGGCTGGTATAGATAAAAACGGGTATATTTTTGCCAAAAAATTAAAAACTGTACTCCAAAAAATATCTAATATCAAACCTATTCTATGTAAAGTTAATATCAATAAGAAAAGTCCATCAGAACCTATTATAACTTCGCTCCTGCCTGAACAATACAAAAACAAATCTTTAATTCTGGTTGATGATGTATTAAATTCCGGTACTACGCTAATCTATGGTGTTAAACACTTTTTAGAAGTACCTTTAAAACAGTTTAAAACTGCTGTTTTAATAAATAGAAATCATAAAAAATATCCTGTGAAAGCAGATTTTAAAGGTATTTCTCTTTCTACATCATTACATGAACATGTAGATATTGTGTTAGAGGGTAAAAACTTTGAAGCCGTATTAGAATAACTCTAAAACAATATCTTCAACAATTTCCTTTTTCGTTTTATTATCTGTAATTATCTGTATTTCTGCTTGATTATAATATTGTACGCGTTCAAAAAGATGTTTACCAATAAATTCGGTAAGCTCATCTTTAGTTTTAATATGTGCAATTAAAGGGCGTTTACTTTTTTTCTTAATCAGTTTATCTACTAAATTAGGAATTGAAGCCTTTAAATAAATACTCTTTACATTATCTGCATTTAATATTAACTGCATATTTTTAGCATAACATGGTGTACCTCCTCCAACAGATAAAATAATATTTGTTTTTGTTTGTAATAGCTCTTTTAAATATAAAGTTTCTTGCTTTCTAAAATAGATTTCTCCTTTATTTTTAAAAATATTACTTACAGAAGCATTTTCTTTGTTTTCAATAAAATCATCTAAATCTACAAATTCATAGTCTAATTTTTCTGCTAATTTCTTTCCTAAACTCGACTTTCCGGAAGCCATATACCCAATTAAAACTAATATCATTTTTATGCTATAAATTGATTATTAAAAACATACGATTAAGTGATGCAAAAAAACGAAAATTTCTTTAAAAAAAGTATTGTTTTATTAATTAAACATTTTATATTTGCACCCGCTAACAGCAATATGTTAGTCTTTAAATAAAACAATGACCTGGTAGCTCAGTTGGTAGAGCATCTCCCTTTTAAGGAGAGGGTCCTGGGTTCGAGCCCCAGCCCGGTCACTAGAAAAAAGTTAAGCTTAATTGCTTAACTTTTTCTATTTTTACACACTTCATTAATGCGCACGTGGCGGAATTGGTAGACGCGCTGGCTTGAGGGGCCAGTATTCGTTTAGAATGTG containing:
- a CDS encoding acetyl-CoA carboxylase carboxyltransferase subunit alpha, which gives rise to MEYLEFELPIKELEEQLQKCRVIGEESEVDVTETCSQIEKKLKTAQKDIYKNLTPWQRVQLSRHPNRPYTLDYIKAICGDSFLELHGDRSFKDDKAMIGGLGKIGDQSFMFIGQQKGYNTKTRQYRNFGMANPEGYRKALRLMKSAEKFGIPVVTLLDTPGAYPGLEAEERGQGEAIARNILEMTRLKVPIITIVIGEGASGGALGIGVGDRVLMLENTWYSVISPESCSSILWRSWEYKEQAAEALKLTASDMKKLKLVDEIIKEPLGGAHRDREKTFASVSDVIVKSYEALKNLSPKDLVSQRMDKYANMGVFKS
- a CDS encoding DMT family transporter: MPNVNDRLFSNKSHLKNYLHLHFLVFIAGFTAILGELITIKAVSLVWYRMVIASILMLLYIKVAKIKLVVKPKAILRFSIAGIIIALHWITFFGAIDEANISIALAMFSTGAFFASFIEPIIYKRKIIWYEILFGIIVIIGVFIITQSEIKYLTGILLGISSAFFSSLFAVLNGSFLKQHSATAISFYEFLSGVLFISLYILCFGEGFSADFFNISQSDFGYLFILASICTAYAFIASVYVMKTISPFSVVLTYNLEPVYGIILAIILFPEKEKMSVSFYYGATIIISVVIINAILKYNRKLKRTHS
- a CDS encoding LptF/LptG family permease, which codes for MKILDWYILKRYLFTFFMMLLLFIPIGITVHLAEKIGKILENEVPLNEVLLYLLDFTIYFAHLLFPLFLFLSVIWFTSKLANNTEVIAFLSSGVSFSRFLRPYMIGAFLVGVLAIILGLFLAPKASEGFNNFSYKYLKKGRSAVENTNVFRQINDNEIIYVSNFDVKNSNGRNFTLEHFEENELKYKITASSIRYIEKDTLYRLTNYLKRDIGVNEDELEILRNKDTLFDFDVDDLIPVIYAAETKMYGDLKRFIAKEEARGSSNVGRFKLVLYRKWSLPVSVFILTIIAVAVSSIKRRGGMGVNLAIGICIAMVFVFFDKIFGVMAEQSDFNPIIAVWFPNIIFGILAIYMLYNAKR
- the tgt gene encoding tRNA guanosine(34) transglycosylase Tgt, translated to MKFELIAKDSQSKARAGKITTDHGVIETPIFMPVGTVATVKGVHQRELKDEINPDIILGNTYHLYLRPQTQILEKAGGLHKFMNWDRNILTDSGGYQVYSLSANRKIKEEGVKFKSHIDGSYHTFTPENVMEIQRTIGADIIMAFDECTPYPCDYNYAKRSMHMTHRWLDRCINHLEKTPLKYGYNQAFFPIVQGSTYKDLRIQSAEYIANSGAVGNAIGGLSVGEPAEEMYAMTDVVCSILPEDKPRYLMGVGTPINILENIALGVDMFDCVMPTRNARNGMLFTAHGTINIKNLKWADDFSPIDEMGITYVDTEYSKAYLRHLFSVNELLGKQIATIHNLGFYLWLVREARKHILAGDFKTWKDKMVKQMNNRL
- a CDS encoding outer membrane beta-barrel protein, whose protein sequence is MRNLFLVLVTVISLPTAVMAQTATGFGIKGGLNYNANGDYFESINDNAKNPDRNVGYHIGLFGKIGNQVYFKPELVYTSTKSDYDNDDFKMQKIDAPLLVGLKVLGPVSVFGGPSLQYILDTEFDGIAINDVESDFSVGLNFGIALNLNKLGIDLRYERGFSDNEATFLGNNGINTSRLDTRPDQLILSLSLIL
- a CDS encoding FKBP-type peptidyl-prolyl cis-trans isomerase produces the protein MKLRKVTLFIFILTLGFISCNNDDDGGSTTIVIRDRTEQQLVDNDSILGYLETHYYNSAEFEGNSDPNIEDLMIEELLEGETLEDGYTLLIDAVETHTLVFAETNYEYYILRLNQGGGLESPNFTDTVRVTYEGYTLEDDLNDLTEAFDSTVNPDTPFDLLGLIPAWRKVLPQFNTADAFEETINVDTDGDGIPDISDGTIEYKNHGTGVMFIPSGLGYFSSATTGISAYSPLIFKFELYQMFENDHDRDGIPSYLEDLNNDGEMTVNFDDLTDDTDDDTDGDGTPDYADADDDGDGIPTINEDLNGDGDPTNDIGSNGIPNYLDPEETEYRNN
- a CDS encoding RNA-binding S4 domain-containing protein — its product is MRIDKYLWCVRYYKTRSIATTACKKGQVKVNGDVVKPSREVYAQDVIELRKDQINYKLTVNDIPVSRVGAKLVDIYRTDITPKEQFEARELLKYSKDYYRKKGTGRPTKKDRRDIDDFTDETSN
- a CDS encoding phosphoribosyltransferase domain-containing protein, whose protein sequence is MDVKNNIILNHDEINHKIRRIAFQIYETNVNETEVILAGIDKNGYIFAKKLKTVLQKISNIKPILCKVNINKKSPSEPIITSLLPEQYKNKSLILVDDVLNSGTTLIYGVKHFLEVPLKQFKTAVLINRNHKKYPVKADFKGISLSTSLHEHVDIVLEGKNFEAVLE
- a CDS encoding shikimate kinase, with product MILVLIGYMASGKSSLGKKLAEKLDYEFVDLDDFIENKENASVSNIFKNKGEIYFRKQETLYLKELLQTKTNIILSVGGGTPCYAKNMQLILNADNVKSIYLKASIPNLVDKLIKKKSKRPLIAHIKTKDELTEFIGKHLFERVQYYNQAEIQIITDNKTKKEIVEDIVLELF